The genomic segment TTTGAATGCTAGGTTCCCCGAGTTAAGAGGAAAGATAAGTTCGGGTCCAAATCCCGGTAAAGGGGATCAAACACCATCATGTAGCTAcgatttttctttttccgATGAAATTCTGGGTTTTGAATTTAAGACCTTGGAGGAATCAGTTTACGATACCGTCGAGCAAGTTCTCAGTGTTAGATGAGCTTCACAGTGTAACAACTACTAAGGTAATTGAGATGTTGAGAGCCAGGTTTCGCCCCTTCATAAAGGGATTTATGGTGTTCCTATGGTTTTACCAtagttcttttttttatattcttttgaagattcaaTAAAACCGATATGGAGCTAGGGTGTATCGACAAACGGAAGAACGGTTTGATCCTGATCGTCTGAAGGAATCGTTAATTAAGTCAGAGCCGGATTGCTACCATTCAAACTGCTTGGCGAGAGTGCAGGATTCACGGTCGATTTTCTTGATACAAGGTATAATAACGTCTACTATGTCTTTTGGTAACATATCCATGATTAGACCTTTATCTTTTGGAACGTACTGATGTATACCTTACGTGACAAGGAGTATCCTTAAATGCATATTCTTGTTTCATTTAATCAGGGAATGCATCCACCATTGAGGGGGGGAATATGGCTAGATCAGATAGGCTAAGGGTTGTAAGATACTCTAGTTGAGTATccttgaaaaaaattgctAGTATCCCTTTATTGAAATAGAAAACGCTAGGCAACCCTAAAGTTTCCCTGCGATTAATCGTGTATATAGAGATGTGCTCCTGGTAAGGACCGAAATATCCGCGTATCAACAAACATCGCAATTACAAGAGGTTGTAGGATGACAATGTTCAACAAGTCTCAACAGAGAGTTGACAAGTAGGTAAATTCTGAGACTTCCTATATAAACTGGTACCTTAAGATCCGCAAGATGTGGTGAGTGATAAATTTCGCTGAACAGTGTAGCACCATAAGCAATGTCACCAGTAACTTCCAATTATTCGGTTCCGCTCTATACTACGTCCAATGGCTGTCCTGTTAGGGACCCCAATGCCATGATCAAGATGGGTACGTTCGGTCCAACTCTTCTCCAAGACCATCATTTGATTGATCTTATCGCGCATTTTGACCGTGAGAGGATCCCCGAGCGTGTTGCTCATGCCAAGGGATCTGGTGCTCATGGGTACCTAGAAGTCACCGATGATGTCTCTGATATAGTCAGTgcagatttcttgaatgGTATTGGCAAAAAGACACCTCTCTTCCTTCGTTTCTCTACTGTCGGTGGTGAAAGAGGTACCGCCGACTCTGCTCGTGATCCCCGTGGATTCGCTATCAAGTTCTATACCCAAGAAGGTGTCATTGACTGGGTCAACATTAACAGTcccatcttcttcatcagaaatGGTGTCCAATTTCCATACTTGGTCCATACTCAGAAGGCTAGGGATCCCAAAACCAACTTAAAGGATCCTAATATATATTGGGATTTCTTGTTAAACAACCCAGAGTCTGTTCACAACATCATGTTTGTGTTCTCTGATCGTGGTACTCCTTACTCATATAGACACATGCATGGTTTTTCGGCCCACACTTACAAGTGGATCAATAAAGAAGGTCAATTCCACTATGTTCAAGTCCACCTGCTCACCGATCAGGGTATTAAAAACTTGAATAACGAAGAGGCACATGCTTTGGAAGCAGATGATCCAGATCACGCAGGTCGTGATTTGTATGAGTCTATTGAGCGTGGTGGGCACCCCTCTTGGACCATCTATGTTCAAACAATGACCGCAGAACAGGCAGAGCAAGCAGACTTTAGTGTGTTCGATTTGACCAAGACCTGGCCCCAAAAGGAGTATCCATTGAGGAGAGTTGCCAAATTGGTGCTAGACAGAAATCCTGAAAACTACTTCGCTGAAGTCGAGCAATCTGCTTTTAGCCCTGCGAACGCCGTCCCGGGCATTGAACCTTCAGCAGACCCAGTCTTGCAGGCAAGATTGTTCTCCTACGCTGACACACAGCGTTACCGCCTAGGACCCAACTTCAGCCAGGTACCCATTAACCGCCCTCTGCAGGCTTACTGTCCTTTCCAAAGAGATGGTCCGGGTCGTATGGACGGAAACTATGGTGCAGTCCCCAACTACCCCAGCTCTTTTGAACCATTAGACTACAGAGCTGATGCTTCCAACAACGAAGCCCACGAGAAGTGGGTTGGTGAAGCAACATTTTTCCATTGGGGAGCTACAGAGAAGGACTATGAGCAGCCAAGAATTTTCTGGGAAGTGTTCAAGAGAACCGGCCAACAGGATGCGTTCATTCATAATATAGCGGAAAATGTCAAGACCACGAGACCTGATGTTCAGGAGCGTGTCCTGAagttattttcaaaagtcAATCCTGAAATTTCTGAGCATATTTCACAAACCTTACATAAGGTCACTTCCAAATGAGTGTAAATATATATTtaaatatatatttatttGCTACTGTCTATGGTGCTTTATAGTTTTTTGAAACTCTTTATAATATAATTTCCTTCGGTGTCTAGCCGCACGGCTGTATATGCGAGTACCTCTGAGTCTTTTCACAGAGGAAAAAAGCCTTGGCATTAATTGCACAAAACCCCTGTAGCTCCGTAGCAATTTTTCTATTCGAGGAAGAAGTTTGcaggaagaagaacaatGAGTCTGACATCATTATGATTAAGTATTCGAATTAGCAATGTAACAAAAAGAACAGAATATCGACAATAGGATCCTGGAGAAGTTGATAAATGATTGAATTACTAGACAAGTTTCCtgaaatgaaattgaaaaaatgaattatCAAAATATGTAGTCTTATTGGTGTAATAAAATGCAGTAGGGTTTTCTGCGTATTACTTTTCTCGTTTACTATGGGAATTTAGGGTTAGTTCACAGCGCATTAATTTAGATACGAAATCATTAATTAATTGAGAAAAAGTTCTTCGAGACAAGATCAGAGTATGTCCTACCTATTCTTTAAGAGGTATATTAAAGAACCTTGAAATCGATTGGTCCTTTTTGTAAGCAAATGTGAGCAGTAGTTGGAACGCTTTACAATGCTCGGGAACGTATAATTATTACTGtgtttttgttgttttttttcaatattaaAGTTATTAGCAGCAGGGTCCGTTTGGCGGTTCAATACcaatattttattattaaaTAGAAGTTTCTATTTCCTTAAGGGCAAACTAAGCATTACTGACGTATCCCGAGTTCTCTCCAAGGAAGTTGTTATTGACCCTGCCAACAAAATTGCTAAGAGTATAACTGTCATTGAGTCTTGCTAGTCATAAAATCTTTATCGCTGAAGGTGTTTTTAAAGTCTCAAGCAGTTAATGCTTTCTAGTGTAGGTTCCtaaaaggaattagaaACTCATGGTATCGATGTCATGGTTGAAAATCCTCATGCCGATCAAAATTTATTAGACGACTCAGGTGTGCCATTTGTATTGTATGTAAAAGATGGTTTTGGTATGGAGGTCCACTTGTTGCGTGAAAATCCAGTACACACTGCCGCGGTTAAGCATTCCAAGAAGGACTCCACGAGCCATGTTGTTCCGGGATTGTTTGAAGTAGTACGTTTCCCACCTTATGACTGATACTTAAAGAAAAATCCTCCTTACATCCAAGTCAAAAATTCCAACGGCGGTAAGGGCCCATTCTCCTCAAAAAAGCCAACTTCATTTCGAATTAGACTTTGTGAGTATGTTTAGTATTCAAATCCAAAGCAAGAAGATTACTCTTATCCAAAATTCTTTGTATGCGATGGCTAAAAGGTAGCACATAAGGGCTTGTTCTGCGCTTAGCTGGTGAACATGAAGAAAAGGTGACTCTCTGTTTGCTTGTTTTTTAGTTCTTTGCGGGGCTCGGAagtttttttcttggcaaCCGATCGAAAGATCATCATGCATGGATTAACGGGGTCAACTTCGGATGAAGTTCCTGGATTGTGTTCGACGAGCCGActaaaagaaattagaCATTACCTTAGCTTTTGGAAAAGCTGATGAAGTATTGAAAAACTTGTTAACTAAGCATACCAATTAAGGTTTTTGTCAACCCTTCTTCACTGCACGCTTAGAAGCTGCGAAAAATCCAATGTACACAATACGCTGTTGTACCTGTCAAAGTCATTGGCGTCGATGAGCTTGTTGAACTTTACAATAACGCTCGAATTGGAAGTATCTAGCTCGATTTCACCGGCCATCACAGGCTCTCCGATGTCGTAATGACCCCAAGTTTTGCCCTGatccaaagaaaacaaGATTTTGGTGatacaaaatttttcaaattcctTTTGCTGCTGAGGTATGGCAACAATAATATTTCCAACATTTGCAAAGACCGAATAGGCTGGAAATTCGAAGGCCAATTCCCAATTAGCACCGCCGTCTCTAGAAATGAATGTCATGCAACAGTTTCCATCAAACTTGGGGTTACTATGTAAGACAGCTCCCTTAGCCATAATTACATTTTCCATtgatttattcttttcagaATGGGTGTAATGAAAGATATGCAAGGAACAATTTTCTAAGTCATTGGTATCACACTTGATAAGATGCCTATATTTATTTGAAGGATCCGTAAGTTTTGGTTTAGACCAAGTGTCCCCACTATTGAAGCTTATAACATTGACATATTTGAGAAATCCTTTCCCGCAGGTAGTCTCATTGTCACAAATAAGCATAGACAGACACTTTTGAGCTTGTTTGTCTTGTGGAAAAACATCAAAAAGTTGTCCCCATAAGGTTCTCCTACAGTTTCCGAACTTCTCAATCGTCAGAAATCCTGTATGGTTTAGAAGGATTGAGTCGAACTGCAAAAGCCTGAATGtcaaaaaattccaaatgaGCAAGTGTACAAGTTTTCCTTGACGACCGGTTTCTGCTGTATAAACAGGTAAAAGGACCCTTCCAAaattattttcaaaacccTTGCCAAAAGATGTATGTTTCAACTCTACGGGAAGAATTGCTTCTTTAAAAGGCCCGCCTGTGGAAACCCAAAGCTTTTCAGTAGGAATCTTGTTGTAGTTTTCCTCAGCCGTGGTAACCAAAACACCAGAAGAGAATATTTGTAAATCAGATACTGAGAGTGCACTGAATTCTTCGACAAGTTTCGTGGTTTTACCCAAATCTGATGAATAAAAAAACGTTTTAGTTTTCGAAATTATGCATCCTTGCTCATCAGTGGTCGTTATTGAATGTAAACCGTATATCAAGTCCCTTGATAGAGTCGAGTTATGGGAGGAGACGGCAAACCAACAATCAGTATCACCTGGAGTCATATTATTATCTTCCACAGGTGCAAAGATACGTTTGAAACTTCTTCCACAATCTTCAGAAATATACATTCTGTCCTCTCGTTCACGATTGAAATTACCATATTTAACGGGAACGTGCAAGTCGAGCAAAAGGTAATTCTTTTCAAGAGGATgggttttcaaaatattagGATATGCTTTTTCGACCTCAAGAGGTTTCTGGATTTGCCTCCACTCTCTCCCTTGGCTTTCTGTGACATATAAATGGCCGACAACATCCTCAACAAAAGCTCTATTTCTCCCATGGAACTCGTCTGGAATAACTTGTTCAATgtcttcttcaatcttcAGGGTAGTTCGCCAATTCTCGCCATTATCAAGAGATAACCTCACTATTCTTTCTCGACAAGCTAAAATGGTCACTGAGTCCTCAAATCTAAGCCATTCCCATTCGAAGGAAGAGTATTGCTCTTTAGCAGATGTTTTCGAAATCTCTCTTGTAACTTTAGGGACGGCCTCCATGACTGAGTGCAGAACTGATAGCACTTTATCGCTGATTCATTTTCACGTTCTATTCTTGTAAGGTCCAGAAATAGAGTTTGCTCCTTGGCCAAAACTTGAAGATAATCATGCGTAGATCATACACAACGTTGGGAACGTTGGTGAAAGCACCAAGCAACCAGAAAATGATCCTGGAAAAGTCCTCAAAGACCAAACAGTAAATCGACCACAATCGGACTCCGCGGCAAAGCATTCAGAGATTATTGGAGTGAGGAAAGAACTTATCAAAAAATCGAATTGAATTGATACGGTTTACGTTGCTTATTGGTTAgataaatttgaagattcgTCA from the Zygosaccharomyces rouxii strain CBS732 chromosome B complete sequence genome contains:
- a CDS encoding uncharacterized protein (similar to uniprot|P15202 Saccharomyces cerevisiae YDR256C CTA1 Catalase A breaks down hydrogen peroxide in the peroxisomal matrix formed by acyl-CoA oxidase (Pox1p) during fatty acid beta-oxidation) gives rise to the protein MSPVTSNYSVPLYTTSNGCPVRDPNAMIKMGTFGPTLLQDHHLIDLIAHFDRERIPERVAHAKGSGAHGYLEVTDDVSDIVSADFLNGIGKKTPLFLRFSTVGGERGTADSARDPRGFAIKFYTQEGVIDWVNINSPIFFIRNGVQFPYLVHTQKARDPKTNLKDPNIYWDFLLNNPESVHNIMFVFSDRGTPYSYRHMHGFSAHTYKWINKEGQFHYVQVHLLTDQGIKNLNNEEAHALEADDPDHAGRDLYESIERGGHPSWTIYVQTMTAEQAEQADFSVFDLTKTWPQKEYPLRRVAKLVLDRNPENYFAEVEQSAFSPANAVPGIEPSADPVLQARLFSYADTQRYRLGPNFSQVPINRPLQAYCPFQRDGPGRMDGNYGAVPNYPSSFEPLDYRADASNNEAHEKWVGEATFFHWGATEKDYEQPRIFWEVFKRTGQQDAFIHNIAENVKTTRPDVQERVLKLFSKVNPEISEHISQTLHKVTSK